From a region of the Danio aesculapii chromosome 4, fDanAes4.1, whole genome shotgun sequence genome:
- the avpr1ab gene encoding arginine vasopressin receptor 1Ab, with the protein MGNTSNQITANNITDPFGRNEDVAKMEITVLSVTFLVAVVGNLCVLLAMHNTKKKSSRMHLFIKHLSLADLVVAFFQVLPQLCWEITYRFYGPDFLCRIVKHLQVLGMFASTYMMVMMTLDRYIAICHPLKTLQQPTRRAYIMICSTWLCSLLLSTPQYFIFSLSEIQNGSDVYDCWGHFIEPWGIRAYITWITVGIFLIPVVILMICYGFICHSIWKNFKCKTKRGAAHNTKSGMIGKASVSSVTIISRAKLRTVKMTFVIVLAYIVCWAPFFTVQMWSVWDENFSWDDSENAAVTLSALLASLNSCCNPWIYMLFSGHLLHDFLGCFPCWNKPQNTLHKEDSDSSIRRNTLLSKLTAVRAKDGFDSWKDPCNSRKSSQSIGLDYSRKSSQCLHFDCSRKSSQSVPMES; encoded by the exons ATGGGCAACACGTCGAACCAAATCACGGCAAACAACATCACCGACCCGTTCGGGAGGAACGAAGACGTGGCCAAAATGGAGATCACGGTCCTGAGCGTCACCTTCCTCGTGGCGGTCGTCGGAAATCTGTGCGTTTTGCTGGCCATGCACAACACCAAGAAGAAGAGCTCGCGCATGCACCTGTTCATCAAGCACCTGAGCCTCGCGGACCTGGTGGTGGCTTTCTTTCAGGTTCTCCCACAGCTCTGCTGGGAGATCACCTACAGGTTTTACGGACCTGACTTCCTTTGCCGGATTGTCAAGCATCTCCAGGTCTTGGGAATGTTCGCGTCTACTTacatgatggtgatgatgactTTGGACCGCTACATCGCTATATGCCACCCTCTGAAAACCCTCCAGCAGCCCACGCGGCGCGCGTACATCATGATCTGCTCCACTTGGCTCTGCAGCCTGTTGCTCAGCACTCCTCAGTACTTCATCTTCTCTCTGAGCGAGATCCAGAACGGCTCGGATGTGTATGACTGCTGGGGACACTTCATCGAGCCGTGGGGCATCCGAGCCTACATCACCTGGATCACCGTGGGCATCTTTCTCATCCCGGTGGTCATCCTCATGATCTGCTACGGGTTCATCTGCCACAGTATCTGGAAGAACTTCAAGTGCAAGACGAAGCGAGGCGCCGCGCACAACACCAAGAGCGGGATGATCGGAAAGGCGTCCGTCAGCAGCGTCACCATCATCTCCAGAGCCAAACTGCGCACGGTCAAGATGACATTCGTGATTGTTTTGGCGTACATTGTGTGCTGGGCTCCGTTCTTCACCGTGCAAATGTGGTCAGTCTGGGATGAAAACTTCTCCTGGGATG ATTCAGAAAATGCAGCGGTGACCCTTTCAGCCCTGCTGGCGAGCCTCAACAGCTGCTGCAACCCGTGGATCTACATGCTGTTCAGTGGCCACCTTCTCCATGACTTCTTAGGGTGTTTCCCATGCTGGAACAAACCCCAAAACACACTGCACAAAGAGGACTCGGACAGCAGCATCAGGAGGAACACACTCCTGTCCAAGCTGACTGCTGTCCGCGCCAAAGATGGCTTCGACTCCTGGAAAGACCCGTGCAACTCCCGGAAGTCCAGTCAGTCGATAGGCCTAGACTATTCCCGCAAATCCAGTCAGTGTTTGCATTTTGACTGTTCGCGCAAATCAAGTCAGAGCGTGCCTATGGAGTCCTAG